The genomic interval ATTGTAGAATTTCACCAACATTTGCAGATGCGTACTCAAACATGGGTAACACGCTGAAGGAGATGCAAGATATACAAGGAGCTTTACAGTGCTACACAAGAGCTATCCAGATAAACCCTGCATTTGCTGATGCACACAGTAACTTGGCCTCCATTCATAAGGTATGTGATAGTAGCTCTTCTTTGTGCACATATAAGACACGTCCCTTAGGGGTGGATACAGACAAACTAGCTTTTAATTAAGTCACATATAAGACACATCCCTTAGGGGTGGATACAGACAAACTAGCTTTTAATTAAGTCACATATAAGACACGTCCCTTAGGGGTGGATACAGACAAAATAGCTTTTAATTAAGTCTGATTGCTATTCACCATTAAGGTATCAATATAGCACAATGTGTACTGGAATACATTCTTTTTCTTCCAATTATGCTCAGtaaaaacttatttatttatctatatcTTATTCTATGGATTAAAACAGGACATTTTTTGATTTTATGGGAATTATGAGTTTTTATGCATGTTTTTTGCAGGACTCTGGCAGTATACCAGAAGCTATTGCATCTTATAGAACAGCTTTGAAGCTGAAACCAGACTTCCCTGATGCCTACTGTAACTTGGCACATTGTTTAcaggtaaaatataaatatattatgttagCATGTGTCGCATAGTAGTAGCCAATTGACCCATCTCATAGTAGTCTCCAATTAACCCATCAATTTGTAGTAGCCAATACCAAGCAATATGATGTATGTACACATTCACAAGTTAGGCCATTTAATAACTTGCCAGTCTACTTATTTACTTAACTATCATTCTACATATGAGAATAACCTTGATTTCTCTTGAAAGTTTTCCACAGTTGAAATTGAAACTAATAAAATTCTTTTGGTAAAGTACTTTATTCATTAGGTAAATCAAACCTTtctgtgttaaaataaagtattgttATTGTAATTCTTAGCATCTTGGTatcagggaaaattttcatttaaaaaatttgtttagcaatattgccaatcaaactgatttttaagttgagaaacatagttttgtattgtattttttgctacacaattttcaaaatgtgtagcaataaggttgttttgtatagctttttgctacgctacactggcgaaaatgttccctgggTATGTTCAATTAAGGGATTTAGTTGTATTTTTAACACTTAAAACGTTTTTAGCTAAATATGTGAACctcattattttaatgttgcaATGTACATTttagtatatataataaaaaacacATGTTTTTCTCACAATAGATTGTATGTGATTGGGCAGATTATGAGGCGCGTATGAAGCAACTTGTATCTATCGTAGCAGAACAATTAGAGAAGAATCGTCTTCCGTCTGTTCACCCTCACCACAGTATGCTATATCCACTGTCCCATTCCTTCAGGAAAGCCATAGCTAATCGTCACGGCAATCTTTGTTTGGACAAGGTAAGTACCGGAAGGTTTCATTTATGCAACAGGAAGCGTTTAGCAGGATGTACGGTAGCTGGCCAATCCCGCGGGACCAGTTGCAAATTGATTGTAGCTTGTTGACATCGTTTGATATTGAAAGATAATTTGGGTGCATTACTTTTATTTCCGTTGACTTGATATCACTGAAGATTACAGTATCAATAGCTggaataatcatttattttacttgAGTAAAAAGGAAAAAAGCCTAACCCAGCTTCAGTTCAACACTTCTCCCAAAGGGCCcagtattacaaattattaaacaatttaaaaaaattccaaTACAAAAAAGCATAGATTATACTATTGCAATAACAATTGCAATTTAGCTTCTTACTAATTATACAATGAAATAACTTGTTTCATTTTGAATCGTGTATGGAAACTAGAAATCTGATACGAATGTGAAATATTAGGTTTAATGAGGTCACTTACATTTAATGACCTTTACTAGTGTGGTGATTAGGTCATAAGTTCATTCAGCTAATAAATGATCTTGTAACAGTATGTATTGTACAATATTAGCCTAATCTAGTTACGCTAATAAATCttgataaaaaatgataatcTAATCCCTACAGATCACTGTTCTGcgtaaaaaacaatacatatatCCCAAAGATTTATCTGATAGTAAAGGCAGGTTGAGAATCGGTTATGTCAGCTCAGATTTTGGGAATCATCCCACATCACATCTCATGCAGAGTATACCAGGAATGCACAACAGAGACAAAGTTGAGGCAAGTATACGTATATATAGCCATTGTATATCCAAGCTTTGTTGCCCTTTCTTACAGCAAGATGCCTATTCAATCATTGTGTAAATGTGATGGTGAATTgaattgtgtttaaatttaatacattatatGGTAAATAAAATCACTGTTGCCCAATCACGATTCTCTAAATTAATACTCATTGCACATGTGCTAAGGTAACCTCGGTTAGTGTAACTACTATTAAACACATCATATCCAAATGTGCATAATTGCACACTTTGGTGCATTTTCTAAAagtaaactaaagctctgtatatactatcaaactttatgtgacaaaaaatatgatatgtaaatatatagacatgatgatgtcatatcactaacatttTTGTGCACataatattttttgtcaaactagtttgataatgtagacagagctttaaaaggTTACAGCCTCATTGGgctaattataaaattaatttttaaattaatccaGCCTAGAGAACCACTTCACAGGGCCACTATGATATAAAGTGCATGTTAATTTTAATACGTTTTAAATCTTTCCCTTGTAGATATTTTGCTATGCCCTGAGCGCCGATGATGGCACTAACTTCAGAATGAAAATTTCCAGAGAAGCTGAGCATTTTGTAGATTTATCGACAGTAAGTCATTTTACATGACAATCAGGATTATTCTcgtaatatattaaaaaaaaattctaatagCAACAACTTGTGACAACAGATGACCATACAAACTTTCGATGGAGTAAGaacagttttctgtttgggctcatgcctattacttgctcctggcaagatgaattgtaaaatgtacttttatgaacttttgccgaataaataaaatattattattcttttatagATACTCTTTGTATCGCTTTTTTAAAGTCTTAATTGTATATAactatatctttatttttttttttttttttataactttcATAACTAAACcataaaagaagaaaagaagctgtcgcttaaaaaaaaaaattagtttttgtCGATAAAATCAGCTCATGCTGGCCAGGTAAccgtgaaataaataaatgttgtttctttattttgtagGAGCCTTGCAATGGAAAAGCTGCAGACAGGATAAATGCAGATGGTATACATGTGTTGTTGAACATGAATGGCTACACAAAAGGAGCTAGAAATGAAATATTTGCACTCAGGCCAGCACCTGTTCAGGTAATTATATAATCACTGACAACatttccttttatttattttttagtcatTTGAATGTAATTTACATcgaaaatatgttttctaaaGCTCAGTCTGCACCATAAAACTTTGTGATTTGGCCATATATGGAcctgatgacgtcatatcactaccatatttaggcacatcacacacttttttttctcaaaactagtttaatagtgtaagacagagctttagacataaatacatattaagtaataaaaacaaaaaatttaatgaaaaatttctaaaaaatgttgcatTGTTCTTGTACATTCAGTGCCCTGATAGAAGTTATTTATATAAGAGTtgatgaatgaataataataaatgtttgtcTCATTGACATGAGATGATGAGGAAGTTgggtttgcggtacaccatgtgtACAGTATTGGTATAATTGAGAATGTCTCAACGTCTTCAATAGAACGTTGTGCAAACCCATGTAATGTACCACAAACTAAAACTTTACTTGTGTGTTTATTCGCCATGgaaacctttaaacaatattaattaattgttctCCTTCCATCTGTAGGCCATGTGGCTAGGCTACCCTGGCACAAGTGGAGCACCTTTCATGGACTACATCATCACTGACCGTAACACTTCTCCCGTTGAGCTAGCCCACCAGTACTCTGAGAAGCTAGCCTACATGCCAAACACGTTCTTCATTGGAGACCATTTGCACATGTTTCCACATTTGATTGAGAAAGGTTTGCTTGATAAAGATGGCAAACAGAGAAATGATAAAAACATCATCAATGCCCTCAATTTGAAACAactggtaaatatttttttctctctgaattttttgaattctttttttgttatttcGGTGAATTATAGTAATTGGAGATTTTCTAGTGTAGAACAAATAATTTGTGAACTTCCCTGAATCAGTCGTTTACAAACTATCACATGTTGCTCCCAATTTCAGCTACTTCCCATTTATTACAACCTCAGGACTTCCTTACCCATAGCCAATTAAAATAGACTAAAGccttgtccacactatcaaactttatgggacaaaaaaatgttatgtgcccatgtatggacatatcgtatcactaccatatttaaacatatcgctaccatatttttcggcacatcacactttttttgtcaaactagtttgatagtgtagacagagctttatacatcTACATCTAGCACTATAGACTAGACACTAGTTTACACACACTGGGTGTCAACACCGGACATGGCTATGTTAACACTGTCTTGTATTGACACAAcataataattagtattatttatatgaatgtTTGCAGGCTCAGGACAATAACATGAAGCCTGAAATGAATGGAGCATCAGATAAATTGCCGTTCAAAACAGTAGCGTCATCCATCTCAAACGCAGTGAATGCAATGGTGTCGCAAGGCCAGTTGCAAATATCAACACCACAGGGTGTCATCATCAATGGTCTAGCGGCTAGCCAAGTAAGTAAAGTTCtctctgcactatcaaactagtttgacaaaaaaaagtgatgtacccaaatatgctagtgatatggcatcatcatgtccatacatgggcacatcacatttttgttgtcacataaagtttgatagtgtagacagcttaatGCAATTATTGATGCCAAAGCTCCGTTCCCACTTGGACACAATGCAAGTATTTTGACAAATCTTGATCGATCATATATTGTGTTGTGGCCATGTTAAAACCAGCTTTGTGTACTTTGGTTGTACTCGCACCAATCACAATTAACTGAGATCTTTAGATACTAAGTATTTCACTTGtgtgtgtaaataataaatatggacactgataatatttttgaaattaatCTGCCATTTAGTATGTTTTTTGATCAATTGTTAAAATGTTCTTTCTGTGATTGCATCGCCATTCTTTTACAGACTTTGCCAAAAGCCGCTACAGGTGAGGAAGTGCCACCCAATCCACTGGTGACAACTAGAAACATGTATGGCCTACCAGATGATGCCATTGTCTATTGTAACTTTAATCAACTCTACAAAATTGATCCCTCCACATTGTCCATGTGGGTTTCAGTGAGTAATTTTGACAATGTTTTTTGCTTTGTTTATAGGTTAACGTTTATAATTCACTTTCCTTTTGATGATGTGTTGTACTGTTCCCTTTGGTAAAATATTGTGTTTGTATCTTAAATAATTAATCTTTAAATGATTTTGAATCCTGAAAGAAGGCTACACTAAaatctaaatttgttttaaaattatttttttttatagattattcAAAAAGTGCCAAACAGTGTTTTGTGGTTGCTAAGATTCCCAGCTGTAGGTGAGGCGCATCTCACTGCCACAGCCCAACAGATGGGTATCCCTGCTGGACGCTTGATCTTCTCCAATGTAGCTCCGAAAGAAGAGCATGTCAGGAGGGGTCAATTAGCTGACGTATGCCTAGATACACCGCTGTGCAATGGCCACACTACTGGCATGGACGTACTGTGGGCTGGCACGCCGATGGTCACCCTCCCTGGTAAATACCATTCTACATTGCATCTTACAACTTGCCTTGTACAAGTTAATGAAcgataaattaataatagagGACCCCttgatatcattatttttaattgaaaaactGCACAGGTAAAGGCCAACTTAGACAATATTGTACGGTGCTGTGTGAGTTGAATACCGACGAGACTAGTTGTCTTGGAAAACCGTTGTGCTTTTTAGGTTGTCGAaagaatttgtttaattttctcccgACGAGACAGGCTTCATTGTACGATGCTGTCCGAGTTGGCTGTtatcctcttttttttttataaatggtaTATAAACAACACAAATACAAGGGAAAACAATGCTTTTCaatttacaattaaatatacaaataatacatttttatctaCAGGTGAAACTTTAGCATCAAGAGTTGCAGCTTCGCAGCTGTACGCATTAGGGTGCCCAGAACTTGTGGCCCGCAACCGGCAAGAGTACGAAGACATCGCTGTTAGACTAGGAACGGACCCAGACTACCTACTGAAAGTGAGGAACAAAGTATGGTTACGACGCATGAAAAGCCCGCTGTTTGATACAAAACTTTACGCAGCAGACTTGGAGTTGTTATGCTATGCCATGTGGGAACGACATGCTAAAGGTCTACCGGTTGATCATATTAGACTCGCACAACAACCACATGCTTTTAAACAACAACAAGAGgagattatttaaaaacaatgtacgCTGAAATTCTGCATGTTGTCTCCATATTTTTTaacagtaaaaaataaaacagtttaaatgtatacaaatataatGCCCAGGATTAATGCAGATATTATATGGGATGATCATTCAATAGAAGCATcgttgttttttaattatgttaatattacTATAAATGCAACTTCTAATAATCTTCACATATTTAGCGCAAGCTCACTggattttaatttgatttttcaaGTAAACATTAAAGCTTCCGAATAAGCGGttgtaattaatgtttaatgatacattaaatctttatttaaattgcacatgaaatattaaaacatacagtataatatttattgatgtttcatgatattaaaaatgttatttttaaaagctTATGTACTGTCTGtgtaataatgtatattgtaaattgtttaaCATGTATAGGTAGTTATTATTGtcatttgatgttttttttaattttgtttttgtgtgaTTGATTGAGAGTTGGAGTTTGCTATACAGAAGAGTAACACTTGTAAGTGTTGATATAGGAAGAGGgtatcatgtttttatttatggaATTGTTATTAGCATAGGGTGAATATTAAATCAACATTGCTTTTCAGGAGTAGTAACAGCTATAGCTTATTGTATATAGGTTTAACACATGTATGCTGAATAAACGCCTTCATTTAACTAAACATTATCGTTTTTTATTACTTCTTTTAATACAGTaacaaaaaatcattttaatctATAAAAAATAGTTctgattaaatgttttttttttaatatttctcgATATGGTTTGATAGAAGACGTTGCTAATTTTGTACTTATGAACGCATGCCCATACGCCTATACCCAAATAAGGAGAGTGATTGCTTGGCGGCGATCGTCTGACACTACTTTCGGCCAATCAGATCACTGGGTTGCTTGGACGAAAAAGCGCGGCGGTTTTTGGATTTATGTGAAGTTTACAAGAAAACAGCGTCAGTCAAAATACCGGCAAAACGTgagtaaattaatttttgatgGAAGGTCTAAGttatacatataatatacattattcaTTTACCAATTATGATAGTAAAATAGCCTCAAATATGCACTTACTTGGGTAATAGACCAGGTTTTCGCTAggcctattttttaaattgtcaacGGTAGTACCTAAAGCCACCCATGATGGACTTAGGCCTAAGTTTGTTCCTGCCGGTCGTTTAAACTTGCAACTTGGGGGTACACTGTAGTGAGTAGTTAGTTGACTAATTAAACAAAATGCATACATTTCTGAATTATCATGGCCTATACAAACAGTGTTTTTACTTATAGATACTAGCCAATGTgactaggcctacacattttgATTTTAAGCAGGCCTATGTGAGTTTGATTTTGGGTGGTTTTGGTTGCGCGTCGTACGAAATTACACACGCGATCTGAAAGTTGTCTGCCGTCATTACTACGTCATAAAATCGAAAATGAATTAAAACATGGATGGCaagttaaaaaatgaaatgatcaACTTATCAACGACGTCATCGGAAGTGAAACTTCTACTTGCACAGCAGTAAGTTCATTTTctctgtttttaattaattaggcATAAACTCAATATAAAAAACTGTAGGCCTAACCAAACCTATATAAGCTACAATCgaaaaaacaaagtttattttagttCCAAAATAGATAGAATTTAAGTAGAGTTATAACACGCTGTTGTGcatcattattttattgttttttctgACTTGTTTTATCACAGACAAGTCTATTCGTCACAACTTCGTATTGAACTAATGTTAGACCTACAGtaattacgttaaaaaaaaacacaaatgttttaattttattgttggaggaaaatacaataaatagtttatttgttGCAATAGAATGAGTCATGAGAGATAATGACTGACTCCACCCAAAAACATTACActatggaggaaaaaataaatgattaacgTCGTGCATTAGTAATAACGCTAGATAAACACACATAAAGAAACATTCTCATTGTGAGAATTGGTCACTATAAAAACACTATTGTAAACACCTTGACATTTACCGATCTCCAAGAAGATCGATCATGAAATACTAATTGCTAATTTAAAATAAGGTATTGTATGATCTGAGTGAAGGTTTTCCCATAACgacattttgatttaaataatgtCCCTAGAGAGTTAAAACCGAACGTTCTAAAAGATTTATCACTAATTTTGGTCTTTTCAATTCTTAGTACGGTAGTTTATCTTCCTGATAAGAGTTTTCGttttgttgttttctttttttgttgtcccgtatttgtaaataataccgtatgtatttttacacaaattatgttttttgaagAGATATACTTTTTACCTATATTTTTATACGTACTATTTTAGTTAAACTTCAATTTTATTTGAGATTGCAATACACTTTCCTCGTATCGTAGGCCTGCCTGATTATTCCCATCAATGAAAATGttcattgtaattaaaatttagaACAATACAGTATACCAATTAATTACTAACATGGATTCAACGAATTGGTTTCCATGATgatacataaattaatttaggGTTTGTACTTGTTCTCCAATTAATGATGTTTTGTACATCATAACATGGTTTTCTTGGCATTTTGTgtgcatttaaattaatattgattggtTAAAACATAGTCAATAGATTGACTATGGTTAAATCTTACGAAGCGTGcttgattaattgattaaaatctTTGAAAAGAGAGAACGTCaatgatttaatttaataagGCCCTTAACGAATctgacgtcataaaaatattttaggcctactaactatCTTTGGGTGGGGAGGATCGAGTCGAAAGAGATTGTTTAACTGTGTGTGTATCACGTTATGTTGTAGGCTACGATATAATGTATTCACATTCAATTTTAGCAAATATTTACACACTGTTTACATCTTCGACTCTATGGCTGTTACTACGGTAGGCGCGCACGCGTAACCcaaaataatttgaccaatcacaagtgacagttCGGATTATCAGTAgtcaaattaatacagtataggCTTTATACAAtacttttttcttattttgttttcacGGAACGGAAGACGGTGCCGTTAAATATTATGGAAAAACATGATTTGTTCCGTGAAACGATTCAAGAGTAAAATGTAGCTTTAGGGCTACtagtttattcatttattttcagtCAGATTCGACAGAGGGAAAAATGCCACAATAGATAATGGATTAAAACtatctaaaacaatattaaaaacatttgtaCGTCGTCGTCGATCCTATGTTGCGTCTTAAATAAGAACCTAGTATAATAATATGGCGGCGTATATGAAAAGGCTTTTAcaaagtatatacagtataacagcTTCATGAATGATGAGTATGTTAGTGGGAATACATTAAATTGATGTCGCAATCGCCATGGTAATTTGGAACTAATTGGAATTACGTCAAGGTCGTATACAATCTTGCAGATGCATTGCGTATACATTATCTCGTCAACCTTATGAATGTTTTAACTTGTTATTTTTGCATACAGTTTTCACGTCAATACATTGTACGATTGTGGTAAACGGTACTGTGCTCCGATACGGAAGCTTTGAATGACCACCCACATGTTGCATAGATAATTTAACACATTATCTTGTCCAACTTCTGAATGTTTAAACTTGTTATTTTTTCATACAGTTTACAtcaataaattacagtattgtaCGGTTGTCATAAGCAACATTGTGCTCCGAAGTACGGAAGCTTTGAGTGACCACCTACATGTTGCATAGATAATTTAACACATTATCTCGTCCAACTTCTGAATGTTTAAACTTGTTATTTTTTCATACAGTTTACAtcaataaattacagtattgtaCGGTTGTCATAAGCAACATTGTGCTCCAAAGTACGGAAGCTTTGAGTGACCATCCACAAACATCATCTTTTAaacaacacaaaataaatatcagTGATGGAAGAATATTTGACAGGCTCTTTCTAGATCTAAATAAACCTGGAACTGCATTGCTTGTTGTTTTACTTCATAAATGattcttattaaaaaaataattcacaaTGCAATTGACATTTAAAAGTTAACATAACAACAAACAATAAATCCGAAGCAAAACAACATTTGATGtctaatttgtttatttagcaACTTTGTTAAACTTAAAACTACCATCAATCAATTTTTAACCAGaatgtgagaaaaaaaacacaacattaAACAGGAATATAAATGAAGAAAGATAACATACATAACATCTGAATGTTAAACCAATCGTGACTTGGTTTGATAAATTTCAGCCATATTCACTGATAGCAGGACGCAGCTTAAAAATATCTCAGCAGCAAacgcaataattattttaaataataaattatggaatttttttatttggttttgcACCTTTCTACTATTTTAATAGATGGCAACTCAATggaattttaaaactatttggAATTTTGGAAAGTtatataaaattttttttttttttctgaattaaatatattctcATACTTAAACACCAAGCTTATACACtttaaaactttatttcaaatatattgtataatattatgtataaaatGGTTTAGCCTTTTATATGTGATattcatacagtacatacattatttatagtaattttatttcatcaatcttaataatttaaagcaaaattctgaattaattttaacatcaaataataatatactcaAAATGTTAgaacttttaaaatatatatttacatattatgtatgtcatgtcatgtcatgtcatgtcatgtcatgtctTAATGTAGATAAAatctacatttatttttctacatatttattattttaatctcTTAAAGCTCATACAAAAATGCATATAATTGATGACCATATTAAAGTGGCTATAAGTCCAACCCCAAAACCAAACTTCTCTTAAgagaccatgtcaaaattactctactgcagttactgcagttactCCATATTTTGTACTCTTTAttaatgcaattatttagcaacTTTTTTTCGGTAATCCTACACACACTGTTTTTTTCCAGTAATCATTTCTTAAACTTCTAAATCAAACTAAAACTATAACCATACATTATTGCAGTaagaaaatgtagttactgcagtaactgcagtggaATAATTTTGAAACGATCCCTTGACAAGATTCATAACTTTCCTGTAGGATGGATTTGAACATTTGAGCCCGCTAAGGGTGGTTTGTTCTGGGAGAGTTGACTATATTACACTTTAGTTTGACACTCCTTGCCTTTAAACTTCAAGAGGTTTTTATACTCAATAAATCAATACAGTGTTCAGCATAGTTATATATTCAATCTTAAGAACACAATCTATATTACTCTCTCTATAGTATTTATTATCATATATTTGACTAAATATTGATGACATTATGGTCGTACTAATTGtctcattattttttataaataaactctCACACATTGTAAcctttattcatttaaaaaaaataggaaaacataattttcttgtaaaatgttcaaataatgtttattcCCACACATAAATTTTGTGATATAAAAATTCACATTTACGATGCAATCGATTTAAAATTGAGGTGTATTGCTATTTCGTAATTTGCAAGACCTTCCAATTCCGGATGGCAAGAGGTCGCGGGTCAACTGTTTTTCCTAGAGGTCGGGTCACCTGTTTGCCTAGAGGTCGGGTCAACGGGTGTGTACATAATTAATTCGTTCCTTAAATACATTTGATATGTAAatactaatttatataaatgccagcattttttttttttaatgttgctTTGTAATTGTAAGTTTATTCTTGGCAGTTACGCATGTCTGGAGCAGCAATGGTTGTCTCAATTTATACGTCATCAACAGCTGGAGCCTCAAGCCAGCTCAGGAACACAAACAACTTGTTATGAGTCACAAAGGTGATTTCCAGATGGAACCATCAAGTTTGTTAGTAGTACAATAACAAGAATCCTAAAACTAGGCCCAGAAACTTGTTATTAATGAACCTGTTTTGTGAAGatcaattaataaacaaaccaTCCAATTTGTACAACGATACCATAATAAAATTCTGTAGTCCGTATTAAAACCTGGAATCGTAAAACCATTAACTTTTACCGCGGTCTTTCGCTTTCTCTGTCCTCTATTATGTTTTTCAAAGCTTGTGTTTTTTCTGGGTCAAGGTCAACATAATCTACTTTTGAGGACAAATCTTTTTTGGGTGTAGCCTGAGCGTTGCTAGGAGTGTTTCCATGAGATAATTCAGTGTAGACAACATCATGTTTGATTTCATCCGGCGATGTGGGCATTCCAATTCCCTATGAACAAGTAAAGACAAAATTATTGGCGGTGGACATAGGAAATCAGGGGATAATCCTTAAGCGCAAAGGCTTTTTTCCAAAGGGTCCCTAtgatgtgatgtggccatatatggacacgatgatgtcatatcaataccatattttgagttgagtttgatagtgtagacagtaaCCAGTTGGCACTCACCTTGAGACCAGGTTTAACAATAACGTGGGTGCCTTCATCATGATCTAGAAAGCGTTCACCGATTGGTGTTAAGGCATCTGAAGATGACGCGTTACTTGAACTGCTGTCGTGCCGATCAACCGGAACCTGAAGTTTGTCTTGTGATGCTGCATATAATCTAAGAAAATGTAAGAAATTAGAAATTTGTTAGGACAGTGCCAAGTTTTGTGGGGAATTCTACCCACACCACTCATATCTGTGTTTATGGATCTaaagtttgtaaataaatgataaggaaagataagaaaaataaaatgtgtaataCCTATGATCTCGAGTTTTGTGAAAACTCTTTGTTTTTCTACTCTCACGAGGTTCATTATCAGTTGCATAATAGCTTCCATGCATTCCAATATTATCACCTGTCACAAAAAAAAGAAGTCTTAATCCTTGTT from Antedon mediterranea chromosome 5, ecAntMedi1.1, whole genome shotgun sequence carries:
- the LOC140050361 gene encoding UDP-N-acetylglucosamine--peptide N-acetylglucosaminyltransferase 110 kDa subunit-like isoform X2, which encodes MSDATGLADLAHREYQAGDYENAERHCMQLWRQEPENTGVLLLLSSIHFQCRRLDRSAHFSTLAIKQNPMLAEAYSNLGNVFKERGQLQEALENYRHAVRLKPDFIDGYINLAAALVQAADMEGAVQAYMTALQYNPDLYCVRSDLGNLLKALGRLDEAKACYLKAIESQPNFAVAWSNLGCVFNSQGEIWLAIHHFEKAVTLDPNFLDAYINLGNVLKEARIFDRAVAAYLRALQLSPSHAVVHGNLACVYYEQGLIDLAIDTYRRAIELQPHFPDAYCNLANALKEKGQVQDAEECYNTALRLCPTHADSLNNLANIKREQGKTEDAIRLYCKALEVFPEFAAAHSNLASVLQQQGKLQEALMHYKEAIRISPTFADAYSNMGNTLKEMQDIQGALQCYTRAIQINPAFADAHSNLASIHKDSGSIPEAIASYRTALKLKPDFPDAYCNLAHCLQIVCDWADYEARMKQLVSIVAEQLEKNRLPSVHPHHSMLYPLSHSFRKAIANRHGNLCLDKITVLRKKQYIYPKDLSDSKGRLRIGYVSSDFGNHPTSHLMQSIPGMHNRDKVEIFCYALSADDGTNFRMKISREAEHFVDLSTEPCNGKAADRINADGIHVLLNMNGYTKGARNEIFALRPAPVQAMWLGYPGTSGAPFMDYIITDRNTSPVELAHQYSEKLAYMPNTFFIGDHLHMFPHLIEKGLLDKDGKQRNDKNIINALNLKQLAQDNNMKPEMNGASDKLPFKTVASSISNAVNAMVSQGQLQISTPQGVIINGLAASQTLPKAATGEEVPPNPLVTTRNMYGLPDDAIVYCNFNQLYKIDPSTLSMWVSIIQKVPNSVLWLLRFPAVGEAHLTATAQQMGIPAGRLIFSNVAPKEEHVRRGQLADVCLDTPLCNGHTTGMDVLWAGTPMVTLPGETLASRVAASQLYALGCPELVARNRQEYEDIAVRLGTDPDYLLKVRNKVWLRRMKSPLFDTKLYAADLELLCYAMWERHAKGLPVDHIRLAQQPHAFKQQQEEII
- the LOC140050361 gene encoding UDP-N-acetylglucosamine--peptide N-acetylglucosaminyltransferase 110 kDa subunit-like isoform X3, yielding MRLRFSPSLLRNKPEMLDVQVIGLDHAISQAVVAAGGLTKFEPSLSMLYTHACYLKAIESQPNFAVAWSNLGCVFNSQGEIWLAIHHFEKAVTLDPNFLDAYINLGNVLKEARIFDRAVAAYLRALQLSPSHAVVHGNLACVYYEQGLIDLAIDTYRRAIELQPHFPDAYCNLANALKEKGQVQDAEECYNTALRLCPTHADSLNNLANIKREQGKTEDAIRLYCKALEVFPEFAAAHSNLASVLQQQGKLQEALMHYKEAIRISPTFADAYSNMGNTLKEMQDIQGALQCYTRAIQINPAFADAHSNLASIHKDSGSIPEAIASYRTALKLKPDFPDAYCNLAHCLQIVCDWADYEARMKQLVSIVAEQLEKNRLPSVHPHHSMLYPLSHSFRKAIANRHGNLCLDKITVLRKKQYIYPKDLSDSKGRLRIGYVSSDFGNHPTSHLMQSIPGMHNRDKVEIFCYALSADDGTNFRMKISREAEHFVDLSTEPCNGKAADRINADGIHVLLNMNGYTKGARNEIFALRPAPVQAMWLGYPGTSGAPFMDYIITDRNTSPVELAHQYSEKLAYMPNTFFIGDHLHMFPHLIEKGLLDKDGKQRNDKNIINALNLKQLAQDNNMKPEMNGASDKLPFKTVASSISNAVNAMVSQGQLQISTPQGVIINGLAASQTLPKAATGEEVPPNPLVTTRNMYGLPDDAIVYCNFNQLYKIDPSTLSMWVSIIQKVPNSVLWLLRFPAVGEAHLTATAQQMGIPAGRLIFSNVAPKEEHVRRGQLADVCLDTPLCNGHTTGMDVLWAGTPMVTLPGETLASRVAASQLYALGCPELVARNRQEYEDIAVRLGTDPDYLLKVRNKVWLRRMKSPLFDTKLYAADLELLCYAMWERHAKGLPVDHIRLAQQPHAFKQQQEEII